The proteins below are encoded in one region of Deinococcus metalli:
- a CDS encoding magnesium transporter CorA family protein, which yields MLTYYRSIGGKLTTLDAYTDGCWVNAADPTPEELARVSRETGLELDYLSYPLDPDERSRFEREDGQLLIIMQTSYRLPEESDIPYDTVPLGILHTDHCLVTVCALPENPVIKDVLSGLVRRVSTVKKNRLTLQLFLRNAQRFLIDVRQINKRVDAIEDKLENSQQNRELLNLLKLEKSLVYFMTGLKANEAMMERVKRDRIFEMYEEDSDLLDDVLIENLQAIEMASIASNILTSMAGAFASVISNNVNQVVKVLTVTTILVAIPTLVSGFFGMNVPGLPFHDSPYGFWLVMVVSAAIATVIAVVFYRLRVL from the coding sequence ATGCTGACGTACTACCGCTCCATCGGCGGCAAGCTCACCACCCTGGACGCCTACACCGACGGCTGCTGGGTGAACGCGGCCGACCCCACGCCCGAGGAACTCGCCCGCGTGTCGCGCGAGACCGGCCTGGAACTCGACTACCTGTCCTACCCGCTCGACCCGGACGAGCGCTCGCGCTTCGAGCGGGAAGACGGCCAGCTCCTGATCATCATGCAGACCAGCTACCGCCTGCCGGAGGAGAGCGACATTCCCTACGACACGGTGCCGCTGGGCATCCTGCACACCGACCACTGCCTCGTCACGGTGTGCGCGTTGCCGGAGAACCCGGTCATCAAGGACGTCCTGAGCGGGCTGGTGCGCCGCGTCAGTACCGTCAAGAAAAACCGCCTGACGCTGCAACTGTTCCTGCGCAACGCCCAGCGCTTCCTGATCGACGTGCGGCAGATCAACAAGCGCGTGGACGCCATCGAGGACAAGCTGGAGAACAGCCAGCAGAACCGCGAGCTGCTGAACCTGCTGAAACTGGAAAAGAGCCTGGTGTACTTCATGACCGGTCTCAAGGCGAACGAGGCCATGATGGAACGCGTCAAGCGCGACCGCATCTTCGAGATGTACGAGGAAGACAGCGACCTGCTGGACGACGTGCTGATCGAGAACCTGCAGGCCATCGAAATGGCGAGCATCGCCAGCAACATCCTGACCTCGATGGCCGGGGCCTTCGCCAGCGTGATCAGCAACAACGTCAACCAGGTCGTGAAGGTGCTGACCGTGACCACCATCCTGGTCGCCATCCCGACGCTGGTCAGCGGGTTTTTCGGCATGAACGTGCCGGGCCTGCCCTTTCACGACAGTCCCTACGGCTTCTGGTTGGTCATGGTCGTCTCGGCGGCCATCGCCACGGTGATCGCCGTGGTGTTCTACCGCCTGCGCGTGCTGTAA
- a CDS encoding DoxX family protein yields MSVTGFIGRALLSSLFIKQGIEHFQDPEPIVRAARGAEVPQPELAVQINSGVMLGAGALMAVGILPRVMGTALATSLIPTTVIGHPFWDKQGKERQQQQVQFFKNLALFGALLYVTSQD; encoded by the coding sequence ATGAGTGTGACGGGATTCATCGGGCGGGCGCTGCTGTCGAGCTTGTTCATCAAACAGGGGATCGAGCATTTCCAGGACCCCGAGCCGATCGTCCGCGCGGCGCGCGGCGCCGAGGTGCCGCAGCCGGAACTGGCCGTGCAGATCAACTCCGGCGTCATGCTGGGCGCGGGCGCGCTGATGGCAGTGGGCATCCTGCCGCGCGTGATGGGCACGGCCCTGGCCACCAGCCTGATCCCCACCACCGTGATCGGCCACCCCTTCTGGGACAAGCAGGGCAAGGAACGCCAGCAGCAACAGGTGCAGTTCTTCAAGAACCTCGCCCTGTTCGGCGCGCTGCTGTACGTGACCAGCCAGGACTGA
- the rph gene encoding ribonuclease PH gives MTTPHSKTPAREGRNALTPRPMSVKRGVNPHAPGSAHLKMGQTEILATVTLEDKPAPHMRGRKEGWLTAEYAMLPRATEDRQARERNLQNGRRHEIQRLLGRAMRSSMDLRPFRNQTIYVDCDVLVADGGTRVASILAGHAALHDFCDRLIHQGTLTDWPIRHNVGAISVGLIGDELRVDLDYVEDKVARADLNVVATDTGLIIEVQGGAEDGPITHAEYVRMLAAGTHAVQTVMGDLTRQLSVIQGV, from the coding sequence ATGACCACACCGCACAGCAAGACCCCCGCCCGCGAGGGCCGGAACGCCCTGACTCCCCGCCCCATGAGTGTCAAGCGGGGCGTGAACCCGCACGCGCCGGGCAGCGCGCACCTGAAGATGGGCCAGACCGAGATCCTGGCGACCGTGACGCTGGAGGACAAGCCCGCACCGCACATGCGCGGCCGCAAGGAGGGCTGGCTGACCGCCGAGTACGCCATGCTCCCGCGCGCCACGGAAGACCGGCAGGCGCGCGAACGCAACCTCCAGAACGGCCGCCGGCACGAGATCCAGCGGCTGCTGGGCCGGGCCATGAGGAGCAGCATGGACCTGCGCCCCTTCCGCAACCAGACCATCTACGTGGACTGCGACGTGCTGGTCGCGGACGGCGGCACGCGGGTGGCGAGCATCCTGGCGGGGCACGCGGCGCTGCACGACTTCTGCGACCGCCTGATCCACCAGGGCACCCTGACCGACTGGCCCATCCGGCACAACGTCGGGGCGATCTCGGTGGGCCTGATCGGCGACGAGCTGCGCGTGGACCTGGACTACGTCGAGGACAAGGTCGCGCGGGCCGACCTGAACGTGGTCGCCACCGATACGGGCCTGATCATCGAGGTGCAGGGCGGCGCCGAGGACGGCCCGATCACGCACGCCGAGTATGTCCGCATGCTGGCCGCCGGCACGCACGCCGTGCAGACGGTCATGGGCGACCTGACACGGCAGCTGTCGGTCATTCAGGGTGTCTGA
- the murI gene encoding glutamate racemase, translated as MASSAPVGVFDSGVGGLSVLADLRRELPHEDVLYLGDTAHVPYGSRSEDDVIDLTERAVAALYTRGVKAVVVACNTAAAFSLSRVRSRFPFPVIGLVPAVKPAALATRSGKVAVLATPVTLRGQLMRDVIRDHAEPLGVHVEGVVNLKLVPMVEAGLADSPQMREELRRTLGPLRDAGVDQLVLGCTHYPFLAPAICAEFGGAFALVDSGAGVARHTRRVLDGAGLLNDSPAPGQVTYLVTGDVEAVRPVIATLSAQNGHSGEHLPAAAPAPLRIESIHT; from the coding sequence ATGGCGTCCTCGGCTCCGGTGGGTGTGTTCGACAGCGGTGTGGGCGGCCTGAGCGTCCTGGCCGACCTGCGCCGCGAACTGCCGCACGAGGACGTGCTGTACCTGGGCGACACCGCGCACGTGCCCTACGGCAGCCGCAGCGAGGACGACGTGATCGACCTGACCGAGCGGGCCGTGGCGGCGCTCTACACGCGTGGCGTGAAGGCGGTCGTGGTGGCGTGCAACACGGCGGCGGCGTTCAGCCTGTCGCGGGTGCGCTCGCGCTTTCCCTTTCCGGTGATCGGGCTGGTGCCGGCCGTGAAACCCGCCGCCCTGGCCACCCGCAGCGGCAAGGTCGCGGTGCTGGCCACGCCCGTGACACTGCGCGGCCAGCTGATGCGCGACGTGATCCGCGACCACGCCGAGCCCTTGGGCGTGCACGTGGAGGGTGTGGTGAACCTGAAGCTGGTGCCGATGGTCGAGGCCGGGCTGGCCGACAGCCCGCAGATGCGCGAGGAGTTGCGGCGCACGCTCGGGCCGCTGCGGGACGCGGGCGTGGATCAGCTCGTGCTGGGCTGCACGCATTACCCCTTCCTGGCCCCGGCGATCTGCGCGGAGTTCGGCGGGGCGTTCGCGCTGGTGGACAGCGGCGCGGGCGTGGCCCGGCACACCCGGCGCGTGCTGGACGGCGCGGGGCTCCTCAACGACTCGCCGGCGCCGGGGCAGGTCACGTACCTCGTGACGGGGGACGTGGAGGCTGTCCGGCCGGTCATCGCCACCCTGAGTGCCCAAAACGGGCATAGTGGAGAGCATCTCCCCGCAGCGGCCCCGGCGCCGCTGAGAATCGAGTCCATCCACACATGA
- a CDS encoding sulfite exporter TauE/SafE family protein, whose product MPASGLPALDSWHWVLAALAAVLIGFSKTGLPGAGILAVPVMAWVFGARLSVGATLPLLLVGDVVAVLAYRAYADWPQLRRLGPWVGLGLLAGSVTLWALGHVTLRADPLGPVIGVIILALLILTALQRSGRLHWQPASGVSTGLIGVLGGFTTMVSNAAGPVMALFLTSLGHTKAQLMGTNAWTFFLFNASKVPLLALLTWDNAARPLFTPGSLLVNVALAPLVVLGAWAGRMFLPRVREETFSTLLLVLAGLAALKLLFPG is encoded by the coding sequence ATGCCCGCATCCGGTCTGCCCGCCCTCGACTCCTGGCACTGGGTGCTGGCCGCCCTCGCCGCCGTGCTGATCGGCTTCTCGAAGACCGGACTGCCCGGCGCGGGCATCCTGGCGGTGCCCGTCATGGCGTGGGTGTTCGGCGCGCGGCTGTCGGTCGGCGCGACCCTGCCCCTGCTGCTGGTGGGAGACGTGGTCGCCGTGCTCGCGTACCGCGCGTACGCGGACTGGCCGCAACTGCGCCGCCTGGGGCCGTGGGTGGGGCTGGGCCTGCTGGCCGGCAGCGTGACCCTGTGGGCGCTGGGCCACGTGACCCTGCGGGCCGATCCGCTCGGCCCGGTGATCGGCGTGATCATCCTGGCGCTGCTGATCCTGACGGCGTTGCAGCGGTCGGGCCGCCTGCACTGGCAGCCCGCCTCGGGCGTGAGCACCGGCCTGATCGGCGTGCTGGGCGGCTTCACCACCATGGTCAGCAACGCGGCCGGACCCGTCATGGCGTTGTTCCTGACCTCGCTGGGCCACACCAAGGCGCAGCTGATGGGCACGAACGCCTGGACGTTCTTCCTGTTCAACGCGAGCAAGGTGCCGCTGCTGGCGCTGCTCACGTGGGACAACGCCGCGCGCCCCCTGTTCACGCCGGGCAGCCTGCTGGTGAACGTGGCCCTGGCCCCGCTGGTCGTGCTGGGCGCGTGGGCGGGCCGGATGTTCCTGCCCCGGGTGCGCGAGGAGACCTTCAGCACCCTGCTGCTGGTGCTGGCGGGCCTGGCGGCCTTGAAACTGCTGTTCCCCGGCTAG
- a CDS encoding alpha/beta fold hydrolase, translating into MVTETALTLQNGATLHVYDTGPADGFPVVWHHGTPNIGAPPEPLFGAATRLGLRFVAYDRPGYGGSTPRPDRPVASAAFDVLALADALELDHYSVLGHSGGSPHALASAALHPDRVVAAVSIAGLAPFTVGGLEWFAGMYAGGQATLRAAAAGRAAKEAYEATEPPFDPQMFTPADHAALNGPWSWLNAVVGPAMQSGPAPLIDDDLAYVRPWGFDPADIRVPVLLLHGLHDRVVPATHSEWLAHHIPRAELRLTPDDGHLSILNHAESALEWIAART; encoded by the coding sequence ATGGTCACCGAAACGGCACTCACGCTCCAGAATGGCGCCACACTGCACGTCTACGACACTGGCCCCGCCGACGGCTTTCCCGTCGTGTGGCACCACGGCACCCCCAACATCGGCGCGCCGCCGGAACCCCTGTTCGGCGCGGCAACGCGGCTGGGCCTGCGCTTCGTCGCCTACGACCGCCCCGGCTATGGCGGCAGCACACCGCGTCCGGACCGGCCTGTCGCGTCCGCCGCCTTCGACGTGCTCGCACTGGCCGACGCCCTGGAGCTCGACCACTACTCCGTGCTGGGGCACTCCGGCGGCAGTCCGCACGCGCTCGCCAGCGCCGCGCTGCACCCGGACCGGGTGGTGGCCGCCGTCAGCATCGCGGGCCTCGCGCCCTTCACGGTCGGGGGTCTGGAGTGGTTTGCGGGCATGTATGCCGGCGGACAGGCCACCCTGCGCGCCGCCGCCGCCGGACGCGCCGCGAAGGAAGCGTACGAGGCCACCGAACCGCCCTTCGACCCGCAGATGTTCACGCCCGCCGACCACGCCGCCCTGAATGGCCCGTGGTCGTGGCTGAACGCCGTGGTCGGCCCCGCCATGCAAAGTGGCCCCGCGCCGCTGATCGACGACGACCTCGCTTACGTCCGCCCGTGGGGCTTCGATCCCGCCGACATCCGCGTGCCGGTGCTGCTCCTGCATGGCCTGCACGACCGGGTGGTGCCCGCCACGCACAGCGAATGGCTGGCCCACCACATCCCGCGCGCGGAGTTGCGCCTGACGCCGGACGACGGCCACCTGTCGATCCTGAACCACGCGGAGTCCGCGCTGGAGTGGATCGCGGCCCGAACCTGA
- a CDS encoding aminotransferase-like domain-containing protein, giving the protein MSAPTRPALDFQAAFAARVRGMTASAIREILKVTQQPDVISFAGGLPAPELFPLADVKAAAARVLDTYGPAALQYSTTEGHPPLREWIAAQSGIPAQNVQIVTGSQQGLDLLGKILISEGDTVLVEAPTYLGALQSFQPYLPNYVQLPTDEGGIDVDALEGILKTTRAKLLYAVPNFQNPTGRTLSVERRRRLVELTAEHGVLVIEDDPYGALRFSGEALPSLYALGLELAGDVDRNHVIYSSSFSKTLVPGLRDAWVQAARPIIQKLIMAKQGADLHTPTLNQMIITELLPILPRQIEIVKQAYGERAQHMMARIAADFPGGVDHTVPEGGMFLWVTLPHGIDTQAMLPRAVERKVAYVPGSPFYALGGGENTMRLSYCTATPAQIETGIKALGDTIREALD; this is encoded by the coding sequence CCACCCGCCCGGCCCTGGACTTCCAGGCGGCTTTCGCTGCCCGCGTGCGCGGCATGACGGCCAGCGCCATCCGCGAGATCCTGAAGGTCACGCAGCAGCCCGACGTGATCTCCTTCGCCGGCGGCCTGCCCGCCCCGGAGCTGTTTCCGCTGGCGGACGTGAAGGCGGCGGCCGCCCGCGTGCTCGACACGTATGGCCCGGCCGCGCTGCAGTACTCGACCACCGAGGGCCACCCGCCGCTGCGCGAGTGGATCGCCGCGCAGAGCGGCATTCCCGCGCAGAACGTGCAGATCGTGACGGGCAGCCAGCAGGGCCTGGACCTGCTCGGCAAGATCCTGATCTCGGAGGGCGACACCGTGCTGGTCGAGGCCCCGACGTACCTGGGCGCGCTGCAGTCCTTCCAGCCGTACCTGCCCAACTACGTGCAGCTCCCGACCGACGAGGGCGGCATCGACGTGGACGCGCTGGAGGGTATCCTCAAGACCACGCGCGCCAAGCTGCTGTACGCGGTGCCGAACTTCCAGAACCCGACCGGCCGCACCCTCAGCGTGGAACGCCGCCGCCGGCTGGTGGAGCTGACCGCCGAGCACGGCGTCCTGGTCATCGAGGACGACCCCTACGGCGCGCTGCGCTTCAGCGGCGAGGCCCTGCCCAGCCTGTACGCGCTGGGACTGGAGCTGGCTGGCGACGTGGACCGCAACCATGTCATCTACAGCAGCTCCTTTTCCAAGACGCTGGTGCCCGGTCTGCGCGACGCGTGGGTGCAGGCGGCCCGGCCCATCATACAGAAGCTGATCATGGCCAAGCAGGGCGCGGACCTGCACACGCCCACCCTGAACCAGATGATCATCACGGAGTTGCTGCCGATCCTGCCGCGGCAGATCGAGATCGTGAAGCAGGCCTACGGCGAGCGCGCCCAGCACATGATGGCCCGCATCGCCGCCGACTTCCCCGGCGGGGTGGACCATACGGTGCCCGAGGGCGGCATGTTCCTGTGGGTCACACTTCCCCACGGCATCGACACGCAGGCGATGCTTCCCCGCGCGGTCGAGCGCAAGGTCGCGTACGTGCCCGGCAGTCCCTTCTACGCGCTGGGCGGCGGCGAGAACACCATGCGCCTGAGCTACTGCACGGCCACGCCGGCCCAGATCGAGACGGGCATCAAGGCCCTGGGCGACACCATCCGGGAAGCGCTGGACTGA